A single region of the Aquarana catesbeiana isolate 2022-GZ linkage group LG07, ASM4218655v1, whole genome shotgun sequence genome encodes:
- the LOC141102382 gene encoding natural cytotoxicity triggering receptor 3-like: protein MKIICLLLIILTFSSGFPSQIIHVWQTPVIWAVEGSSITLLCYFNIIGKNATIGSYKWYRHVVGSGPEVSNNNKFFHGRITRVDSNEFIHGRSAFITLHSVEFSDSGMYYCEVIFNFGQEISGEGNGTFLNVTARDSSSMMPPTMDFITQRLFTIINILMVALGVSMFLTVLFVCLYYNHRVFPDQKM from the exons ATGAAGATTATCTGTCTGCTGCTCATTATTTTGACTTTCTCTTCAG GATTTCCATCGCAGATAATCCACGTGTGGCAGACTCCAGTAATATGGGCTGTTGAGGGCAGCTCTATCACCTTACTGTGTTACTTCAATATCATTGGAAAGAACGCTACCATTGGGTCCTACAAGTGGTACAGACACGTGGTGGGGAGTGGACCAGAGGTCTCTAATAATAACAAGTTTTTCCATGGAAGGATCACCAGAGTGGACAGCAATGAGTTCATCCATGGACGATCGGCCTTCATCACCCTGCACAGTGTGGAGTTCTCAGACTCCGGGATGTATTACTGTGAAGTTATATTTAATTTTGGCCAAGAAATATCTGGAGAGGGAAACGGAACATTCCTCAATGTGACag CCAGAGACAGTTCTTCCATGATGCCTCCAACCATGGACTTCATTACTCAGAGATTGTTCACTATCATCAATATCCTGATGGTTGCCCTGGGGGTGTCGATGTTCCTGACCGTCCTGTTTGTCTGCTTATATTACAACCATC GTGTTTTCCCTGATCAGAAGATGTGA